ATTAAGATGATACAACTTATGTAAATCAAGCTCAGATTTCCTGACATATGATTTccaacaaatattacatttatgccGCTTTTTTGCATTATGATACTTTACATGTCTCAAAAAGTAAGCTTTTAGAGCAAATGATTTTGAGCATAAATCACATTTGAAAGGCTTTTCCTCACTATGAGATCTTTCATGCTTTGTTAGCTGAGATTTttgattaaatgattttaaacaaatatcacatttgtactgCTTCTCTTCAATACGGTGATCTTTTTTATGGATGAAAAGGCTATAGCTTAAAgcgaatgatttaaaacaaatatcacatttgtatggcttttccccggtATGTTCATTTTCGAATTGTATTACTTTTTCTTGGTAAAGTTGCAATGTAGACTCGCCATTCGATGTATGTTCGAAATGCATTTCATAGCTCGATTCAGAATTTGagacacattttttataattgGAAGTTGTCGGTAATATGGATTCAATATTGTCATTACTGTTCATTTTAAAATCGCTTCTAGTTACTTGTCCTCCGCacatctataaaattataaaaaaataatgtagatTTTAAATCTGTATAATATTTTGtgctttttctttatttttggtGAACTCACGTTTTCAATAGAATACAAGTTTTGCTTAGATTCAATCCGTTCGAAGGAACTCGATTTCCGTTTATGTAAATTATCATTTACAGGATAATTTAAATCGGTTACCGGCAATTCATATTCTGTCTTAACCTGTAACCAAAAAGGTTGCAATGAGACTAAAAAATGACAAAGCAAAAGGTGTGTTTTtgtacaaatatcacatttgtacgcTTTTTCGctaatattttaactttttgtgtgaaaaagctagtgtttttttatttgtgagctcacattttcaatagaaaacaaGTTTTGCTTAGATTCAATCCATCCGACGGCACTCGATTCCTGTTTATATGAATTGTCAATGACAGGATAATTACAATTGGTTGCTGACAATTTATATTCTGTCTTAATCTGCAACTGACAAATGAGACAAATCAATGACAAAGCAAAAGGTGGTGTTTTTGTACAAATATCATATTGTATGGCTTTCCACTAGTATGAAAATATTCATGTGTGAAAAGGCTAAAGCAAATGACATTAAACATAGATCGCGTGTGATTGGTATTTTCACTACAATGAGATCGTTAATGGTTTGCAGGCCTACTTTTTGTAGCAAATGATTTCGAACAATGTTCATATTCGAAATGtattacattttcttttttattttaacctataattttaaatgggtatagtatttttttattgtcaaaCTCACATTTTCAATTGAAGATAAGTTTGGCTGAGATTCATTCCATTCTAATATACTCGATTCCTGTTTATATAAATCATCATTGACTGAATAATTACAATCGGTTGACGGCAATTCATATTCTGTCTTAACCTGCAACTGAAAAAGTAGCAACGAGACTTTTTAATGACAAAGCAAAAGGTGGTGGTTCCGattaaatatcacatttgtacggctttccaacaatatgaaatttttgaGGTGTAATAAGTATTAAGTTTAAAGCAAATGACAATTGCATGACATTTTCACCACAATGAGATCTTTTATGATTTAGAACAATGCTCTTATTCgaatattgtattacattttcTTGGTGCAGTTGTAATGTAGACTCGCTGTCGGATGTACattcgaatttaatttcatgGCTTAATTCAGAATCTGAGAGATATTTCTTATAAATGGAATCTGTCGGTAACGAAGTTTCAATGTCGTGAGTATCTTCCTTTTTGAAATCACTTGATGTAACTTTACCTCCGCACgtctgtaaaataaaaagaatgttgTATAATTTTAGTTGGGtgcaatatttttagttttttagtggtaaattcacatttttaatGGAACAGATGTTTTGTTTTGATTCACTCCATTCGAAGGCActcgatttattattttgttcatGTATATCGTCATTGACAGGAGAATTACAACCAGTTGCCTGTGGATTGGCACCTGGACATATCGTAGCTGACAGCTCATCTTCTTTCTTAACCTGCGATTGAAAAGTAGCAATGAGACTGAATATAATGACATATAAATGGTTTAAAAGAAActgaaatctaaaaaaaaactgaaacctGAAACTGAACCCGTGGAAAAGGATTGCCATTGATGGCGATGGAGGACTCGACTGGAGCAGGACAAGGGCAAAGTCTTTCCTCCATCTCGAAAACAAGAAACAATAACACTATGCTCAAAGTGTCATCTCCACTACATACTCCATCAGGGTTGCCATCTGGGAAGAAAGAAAACTTGTTATAATGATTTAATATCGCGGTTTTCCATACTTTTTCAACAACAGAAccctaaaaattaattaaaacttcgaaaaaacacatacatttttttgagCATTCATCATATAAAACAGACAAATCTTTAAACCTTTTTGGGCACGTAAAAAAACTTTCGAGCATTTTCAGCTAAAAAGGGGAGGGggacttaattttaattttagtattttaagtTACATTAAGATACTTAATTATAAGAATCGCGCCGCGAGCCTCCAAAGTGAGGTCGCAGCAATTAGTCGATGTGCTGGTTTTTGCGTCGAACCAAAGAAGACTCACAGTTGGCTCGTGGACAATGTTTGAAGCGGCAACTCCCCTGCGAGCTTACAACGCTTTTCAAATCGGGTTATTTGCACAATGGCGGATTGGAAATCTCAGAACGAATACTGTGGAAACGGGGGTTTAATGCCATCTGCTCGTGTTGATGAAGCCATCGCGTCCTCATCTACCGTGTGCTATTATATCCACTCGGCAACAGTTACAGTTCATGGACTGTAACAATTCTTTAATGCATAAAAagtggttcactattgtcaattaccactttttttttgctatcCTACTATCTtggacaatggagaggtctatttttattttatggcggCATCTCGGCCGCCGATCTCTGCTCATGAGTACCAGGCGTACCTGGCATGGagattttcaacattttatttaaatattttttcattatattcacATTTCACAAAGCTTATTAGACCTAAAAGTAAAGATTTATAATGTCggtgattaaattttttttattttccgcaattaaaaattaaaaaaaaacttaataaacggattatattataataatatcctAGAACACAAATTTCTTTCTTATTGTTTAAATGTAGACATGTGAATaaactgttattattattatgttaccTCTATCCCATCTATTGGCGCATTCTTAGGCACCAATTCTAATTGGAATACATCACGTGGTGGTTCACGCCACGTGGGTTTCCGTTCTGTCGAGGTGACTTCCTGAAACCTTCTccataggggggggggggggaggagtaGGAAGTATTTAGACTGACCTGGAGGAAGTATGTATGTGGACTGCGTGTTGTAGGAAGTTCTACACCGTCATGTAATCTCGTCAAATCACGGCCAGCAGTACGAGCTGACCGGAGAGGAGCTGGAGGTCACGATAGGCAGCTCTCGACGACAATGGGCTGTGGTGACGTCCCTTCTCTATGGAGACGACTTCTTATTATTTGTCCAACAAGATGGCGGAAAATTCTGTTCGACTATTGGGGATGCGGCACTCTACCTGGTACAGGTAGAACCGATCTTAACTGTGTCCGAAGAGAGTCTCATCTGGTCTCTAGAATGGCGCGCCCGAAAACTGAAGGGTGGGGAGGGGGGAATTTGTACATCATATCGACTATTGAAGTCACGGatcatcatcataattatcCGTCatccggaagtggcagttaactcttgttcgatttttcttccactatttttttcgtccccttaaacatgtgttctCTTCATAAAcatattcaagtataattcttgtatcaatgtgatgaaaataataaaaatcactaaagttaataaaccggaagtgggattattTTCTTctcagaaaagtaaaaaatgttgtgactacacgatattttccacacccctgaacgtatgaagctgaaattttatatttgtattttttatgtactaacttagaattgataaggtgttggtcagaatttgtaaaccggaagtggtcttttttttttttaaatatttcattatttttattatacacaacttttgtcttgtgtaattttctctatatttgcgctcagattgtatcgaaaatgctctcataaccggtatgtgtgaacttgtacgtatttttaattcacgaattttgttttgtgtccTTATATTCCTAAAAATTTGAGGAAAAAAGGACACAAACAGTGGCGGATCCAGAAAATTTGCAGGGTGGGGgccatttctattttttttcaaaaataaaattattaatttatttttgaaaataattaaataaatgaataattaataattaatgtattattaattattcatttattgtCATGTAAGGTTATTCATTTTTGAAGCAATATTTcaactaaatataaaaatacaaatacataaaaaacatacatactataattacttatataaaaacaacattaaataaaatctaaaaaattagaagaaATATTGATACACACATACAGTCCCTGCTCATCGCACACTCGTTACTCGAAGCTAtctttacatacctcctttgcatttcacatggttttcgtgttagtggtaattttgtTTACCTGCTCCCGTTATGAATGACATTTTgggttcattttttttgtaaacaatGCGGAGTATCCTATTGTTTTTATCTGATTGTaatttttgaatgctttttattattacgaaattatgctcacaatacatcttatatctatattaatagctactgatctactgatcattttctattttaaaattttaatttaattttgttagtaatcatagtagtatattattctaatattaattttatgggggatgaacgaatgagacgactggcatgttgaatgcacgtgttttatttatgacagctgaaagcagagtgagtagccgctctccgaacccagccgagttggtccccactcgcaggaaggtaaccaaactcgaccatgtcatatagcgagccgccacaatgtACAGTAGGTCTGGGCAAACTTTTTGGATGAAGGgccacattagaaattaaaaatgagcggcgggccgcaagtaaaataatatttttagatatacattattcattatttttagatatacacaTAACATCCTCGAAAACCGATGAAAGTCGCTCTATTAATcgactaaataataattaaaaaacacaaattgcAGCTGAATTGATTACAGTTAtacaggaaaaaaataaatacgtaggTTTATTCTCGCTCCAATGTTTGTTGTTAGTTGGGTATGTTTTTGAGAAcaataaactgaccatttaagacTCAATTGTGATGACGAAAATATCTCCCTACAatagaaagttataaaaaaaactctcgAATGTTAGACAATActttaaacacgttttgtatacattttccttttttaatgTTAACTGTATACTTTATTTAAGttcagttatttttttagtCAAATGAATGGTAAAAAAATGAAGCAGatgattataatgaaaaaattaaggtcatgGCTGAAGAAATAGAGAGTATTAAATTGATCACCAAAAATACAATGTCGAAAGTCAGTTTTTACGAGCCCAGCTCAAATATGCAAATTCGAAAATATGGCTGCCATATCTACAGATAGAAACTCACATGAATATGATCAATATGCTCTAATAAGTTACGAAATGAGTTTGATAGAAGATTTTACAAAAATAgaggatataatattattcatgtcattcccattcaatgatgaaatacaaatagaagaaatatcaaacaaattaaaataatttttggatgTAGACCAAATACTAGTTGAGGATGAAATACTTCAATTAAAAtgcgaaatatttttgaaattaaaacctCTCAAAATAGTTATTGGAATTTACTGTGAAGAAAAATATCCATGTTTGTGGAGTTGTGTGGCATATTTAAGAATTTTTTCGATTCTACTTACCTCTGCGAAGAAACTTTTTCTACCATGAATGcaatataggtatacatattaataaaaattaaatgaaacaataaattcattaaaaaaattaatttattaatgaaaaatacataaaacaagaaaatgaaaaatacaattaaacaaAGAAAATGAAAGACACCAAAACCAAGAAAATAACTATACatcaaaacataaaaattaaaaatgcaataaaacgaaaaaaaaaaaattaaatacacacaaacaccaAGAAAATGAAAACCATTTATAAATAGCCACAGATTTGGATGGTTTCTATTTCCACCGAAACTGTGGTAAATGGCTCTCCAATTCGGAAATTGCCTGTAGCAAATCTCTTTCTGGAACATACGCTAGTGATGTTACCATCTTGGCATTTAAGTGGCAAATTGCACATCTGAATTATACAGGTGCAAAAGGTTGCACGAAGATAAATGTTTTCTTAGATTTTGCACAAGATGAAAGAAACAACCATTTATATGGGCTTGAGGATACACAATCCGTAAAGCCTGGTGAATTCCGATTTCATAgtctacatatatgttatcGGGACTAAGGGCTGGCCTCATTTCACGTAACATATGAAATAGTTTAATGTAAGTCGCCATGGTTTTGTTCGGTAATAAACAATACAATATAGGGAAACCATGGCCTCCATCATTTTTCGCCAAAATTACGAATATCTGCGCAAAGGCTGGAGGAGAAAGCAAAAATGTGCCATCCATGAAGAGTTCCTTCATGGTTTGGCTCCATGATATGTGACTCTCACGGCCAAAAATCAAAATGCGTAATGGATCGAGTTGTTCTGATCCAGAATCAGCCAGCAAAAACCGCTCAAATTCTGATGGACTGAATTCATATTTTGCATATGAATCGGGGATTAAAATTGTTTCCCTAGAATCTGTACTCATTGgggaaatttgaatttttagccCTTTGTATGCTATGCTTCTTGTTATGCTTTGTAAGTATGCTTCTTCGCATAGAATCATGATTCGGTAGTTAACCGCAGAAGGAATATTTTCAAGAACAAGCGTTCTTATTTGGAGTGGGTTATATATTGTTGCATTAGGTAATTTTTTGGCTGCTGTATTAACTTGGAGTGCGATTACTTTAGCCGCATTCCTAGAACTGCAGCATGTATGTTGACCTTTTTCCGAGATCAATGACCCATCTCTGATCAGCGTCCATGTCCAAGTCTTCCTCTGCATCCATGGTTTTTATATTCACATCTCCAAAATTGAATGGAACCATCTCGACTGATTTTGtctttaacatatgtacatgtaaccaTTTCATGCATATTTTGGGTTGTTCCTTTTGCTTAATATCATGGAATTATCCATTtcgaaagaataaaaactaaaaataaaaataagcttcATGTTAATTAAAATGTCACGTAGACTtatctaatataaaaaatagaaacataataataaaagagcCATCAATCATCAAGAGCCGATTATGAACGTGGATTTAGTTTATCTATTTagaataacataaaaaatactaattttataatttgatcTAATGATCCACATAATTTCATGTGTGTAGAATAGCAGAAAAAATCCTAATTCTACAAGAcagtcaaatattatatattgaagtaTAGGGGTAATAAATTTTTCGAACATTTATTGATTTGCCATGCTCAGCCTTTTTCAACTTGCAACTTGAAAATTTATTGCAGCATCCCATATCCATAGATTACATAACTTTTAAACCTCATAAATCTAAAATCAAGTTTTTTCAGGGCaggataaaattttttttattgatcatTCACTTCACCAACACAATCTTAcattattgtattaataaaGAGGGctatacacccgaaaccttaattttgttaccgttcctttcttcgatatatatactgagtgaatgcgacaatatatatcaatatatatattgagtgaatgcgacagttgcgcttcaaccagataaaacgtattttaaattgacaaaatcgaggtttcgtattctattttctcctccaaaactggaccaatttttaaaaaaatttcatcatcggtatgagaaagatactttctgtgcatctatcggcgtatttttttaaaaatcgaccgttaaataagcacgctggactcgtttcgtgggtgtaaaaaagaggcgattttatagatgtttggcggctcatagctcctataaaaaataattaatcaaaaaaataaaacgatagatgcaccccaatggtggatatccatagcatactaaaaataatttctctagtgccataattgaggaagggagaagtatagtacgtttgtatggacaaggcgctgctgtccagccctcttaagcgctaaattatttaatttcggaattggtagttttaaaatataacatttgtTTGTTAAAGATTTATGAGGCTTTAAAGTTATAATAACAATTTGGATTATTTAGATTACATAAACATGAGTTAAAAATTACACATACCTGAATAAGAAGACGTTAGTAAAAAAGTCAATGGAAGTCCAGAATAGTCCTTTGATCTCAGTATCTGTAGTTTTCGGTTTtcgttatttataaataaatcacgCCAACTTACGTGATTTCGTGATGTagtcgttccttgcaaaacgcagagtttacgtaagcttggcatccacttcaccagcgggctGTCGCCGAGTTGTCGAAATAACGCAGTGCCCACCCGTCACGTCGCCCAGTagtcgcagtggcgagtaaaACCTGTCGACCGATCGTCCTCATCGTCCAATCGTCACGTACCGCTCGCTGAGgcggaaaatattacaatcgGGCTCAGCAGCAATGATTTCATTGATAAGTTGGATAGGATAAGACgaagattttatatattaacacTTTTTTTCAGTGTGAGATTTGAAATGTTTCTGAAAGTTAGATTGGCTAGCAAaagatttgaaacaaatattgcATTTGTACGGCTTTTCTCCGGAATGTGATCTTTTATGTATCACTACGTAAGATTTCAGagcaaatgatttaaaacaaatgtcacatttgaatgGCTTTTCTCCAGTATGAGTTCTTTTGTGTTTTGTAAGCtgatgtttttgaacaaatgacaGTGAACAATCGGTACATTTGTGCGGTTTTACATCAAGATGATATAACTTATGTGAAACAAGGTCAGATTTCCTAGCAAatgatttaaagcaaatatcacatttatgcaGCTTTTCAGCAGTATGCGCCTTTACATGTCTCATAAAGTTATCTCTTTGAACAAAATCTTTTGAACATAAATCACATTTAAAAGGCCTTTCCCCACTATGAGTTCTTTCATGCTTTGAAAGCTGAGATTTTTGAGtatacgattttaaacaaatattgcaTTTGTACAGGCTTTCGCTACTGTGAGATCTTTCATGCGTTGTAAGCAGATGTTTTCGAGgatatgatttcaaacaaatattacatttgtatggcttttccccagtatgcACACGTTCGTGTATCATAAGGTCATATTTAAGGATAAATCCTTTTgaacaaatctcacatttgtaAGGTTTTTCTTGAACGTGAACTTGTAATTCATGTTTGAAAAGATGATATTTTCGTGTGAAAGATTTTTTGCAAATACTACATTTATGCAGCTTTTCTTTAGTATGAGACACCATCTGGCTCACAATGTCATTCGATGCATGTTCGAAATGAATTTCATGGCTTGATTCAGAATTCGAGGGACATTTGTTATAATTGGAAGTTGTCGGTAATATAGATCCAAtattgtcattattttttattttgaaatcgcTTCTAGTTACTTGTCCTCCGcacatctataaaataaaaacagggttgtataataaaaaatgtgtataatattgtgtttttttttgcaaaatgtggtgtttttgtacatatatcaaatttgtaCGTTTTTCCGttagtattaaaatttgtatgtgtgaaaaagctagtttttttttattgatgaaCTCACATTTTCAATAGAACACAATTTTTGCTTAGATTCAATCCGTTCGAAGGAACTCGATTCCTGTTTATATAAATCATCATTTACCGGATAATTACAATCTGATGTTGGCAATTCATATTCTGTCTTTACCTGCAAACAAAAAGGTAGCAATGACACTAATTAATGACAAAACAAAAGGTGGTGTTTTCGTACAAGTATCACATTTGTACTTTTCTTCCTTAGTATGAAAAGGCcagtgtttttactttatttttttttttggtgaacttacattttcaatagaacaCAAGTTTTGCTTAGATTCAATCCGTTTGACGGCACTTGATTCCTGTTTATATGAATTATCATTGACAGGATAATGACAACCAGTTGCTGGCAATTCATATTCTGTTTTAATCTGCAATCAACAAATGAGAAAAATCAATGACGAAGCAAAAGGTAGcgtttttgtacatatatcatattgtaTGGCTTTCCActagtatgaaaatatttatgtgtGAAAAGGCTATAGATAGCGTGTGATTGGTATTTTCACTACAATGAGATCTTTAATGGTTTGCAAGCCTACTTTTTGTAGCAAATGATTTAGaacaattttcatattcgaattgtgttacattttttttctataattttaaatgagtttactgtttttagtttttttgtgTTCATAAACTCACATTTTCAATCGAAGACAAGTTTTGCTTAGATTCATTCCATTCTAAGGTACTCGGTTCCTGTGTATATAGATTATCATTGGCAGGATAATTACATCCTGTTGCTGGCAATTCATATTCTGTCTTAACATGCAACTGAAAATGTAGCAACAAGACTAATTAATGACAAAGCAAAAGGTTGTGGTTCTGattaaatatcacatttgtaaggCTCTCCGACAGTATGAAATTTTGGAGGTGTGAAAAGTCTTTAGTTTAAGACAAATGACATTAACCAGACATTTGTATGACATTTTCACTAGAATGAAATCTTTTGTGATTTTGAACAATGTTCTTATTCcaatattgtattacattttcTTGGTGCAGTTGTAATGTAGAATCGCTATCCGATGTATgttcgaatttaatttcatgGCTTAATTCAGAATCTGAGAGATATTTCTTACAAATAGAATCTGTTGGTAACGAAGTTTCAATGTCGTGAGTATTTTCCATTTTGAAATCACTTGATGTAACTTTACCTCCGCACgtctgtaaaataaaaagaatgttgtataattttaaatgcgtaatattttgtgttttttttagtgataaattcacatttttaatGGGACAGATGTTTTGTTTTGATTCACTCCATTCGAATGCACTCGATTTATCATTTTGTTCATGTATATCATCATTGACAGGAGAATTACAACCAGTTGCTGGTGGATTATCACCTGGACATATTGTAGCTGACAGTTCATCTTCTTTCTTAACCTGCTATTGAAAAAGTAGTAATGAGACTGAATATTGACATAGAAATGGTTAAAAAGAAAGTGAAAGCTTAACCgacccgcagctgacagcaggaAGGAATCCGTTGAACCAGTGGAAGAGGATTGTCATGGAAGCCAGTGGAAGAAGACTCGGCTGGAGCAGGGCAAAGGCCCTCACCAAGTCTGCCCTCCATCTCGAAAACAAGAAACAACAATAACGCACCGCTCAACGTGTCATCTGCAACTGCCAGCCTCCGTCAGGGTTGCCAGCTGGGAAGAAAAGAGAACTTGttttaaccgcttagctgcccagcCGTCAAACGCCACATTCACGCACGCGCCCAAACTTTCGGGAATTAATTTAAGTATTAAGacgtaataatatattttttttgttatttttcccAAAACAAGGACTATTACAACTAccacattaatttttttcagatcAAAATTCGTtactttttttcaaacttttagtGTTGCTATCACTACAAACCAATTTTCCTTatcacaaataaattgaaatcaacactaaataaaatatcgttttttcTAGCTAGCAACGAATTTCATGCCTCGTTTGTCGAAGGGTAGTCCcggaaaaattcattaaaaaaaattgggtcACAGGTATTGTCAATCATTTGGTGTCTTACGATACGATCGCATAAACTTAAGTCTAAAATGTATTCGTTTTCGCTTAtgcatttattcatatacaattttgtatgtatatttgttttaaaaatatatacatatacatatatgtaataaaaaggtaaattatatattattataacaa
This genomic interval from Arctopsyche grandis isolate Sample6627 chromosome 8, ASM5162203v2, whole genome shotgun sequence contains the following:
- the LOC143915141 gene encoding uncharacterized protein LOC143915141 isoform X6, with product MEERLCPCPAPVESSIAINGNPFPRVQFQVKKEDELSATICPGANPQATGCNSPVNDDIHEQNNKSSAFEWSESKQNICSIKNTCGGKVTSSDFKKEDTHDIETSLPTDSIYKKYLSDSELSHEIKFECTSDSESTLQLHQENVKTEYELPSTDCNYSVNDDLYKQESSILEWNESQPNLSSIENIKTEYKLSATNCNYPVIDNSYKQESSAVGWIESKQNLFSIENVKTEYELPVTDLNYPVNDNLHKRKSSSFERIESKQNLYSIENMCGGQVTRSDFKMNSNDNIESILPTTSNYKKCVSNSESSYEMHFEHTSNGESTLQLYQEKVIQFENEHTGEKPYKCDICFKSFALSYSLFIHKKDHRIEEKQYKCDICLKSFNQKSQLTKHERSHSEEKPFKCDLCSKSFALKAYFLRHVKYHNAKKRHKCNICWKSYVRKSELDLHKLYHLNAKPHKCNICPKSFVQKHHLINHKRTHTGEKPYKCDICFKSFAIKSYIAEHKRTHSGEKPYKCDICLKSYCAQSNLLRHIKSHTEKMCKKNKTLV
- the LOC143915908 gene encoding uncharacterized protein LOC143915908, translated to MEGRLGEGLCPAPAESSSTGFHDNPLPLVQRIPSCCQLRVKKEDELSATICPGDNPPATGCNSPVNDDIHEQNDKSSAFEWSESKQNICPIKNTCGGKVTSSDFKMENTHDIETSLPTDSICKKYLSDSELSHEIKFEHTSDSDSTLQLHQENLHVKTEYELPATGCNYPANDNLYTQEPSTLEWNESKQNLSSIENIKTEYELPATGCHYPVNDNSYKQESSAVKRIESKQNLCSIENVKTEYELPTSDCNYPVNDDLYKQESSSFERIESKQKLCSIENMCGGQVTRSDFKIKNNDNIGSILPTTSNYNKCPSNSESSHEIHFEHASNDIVSQMVSHTKEKLHKCSICKKSFTRKYHLFKHELQVHVQEKPYKCEICSKGFILKYDLMIHERVHTGEKPYKCNICLKSYPRKHLLTTHERSHSSESLYKCNICLKSYTQKSQLSKHERTHSGERPFKCDLCSKDFVQRDNFMRHVKAHTAEKLHKCDICFKSFARKSDLVSHKLYHLDVKPHKCTDCSLSFVQKHQLTKHKRTHTGEKPFKCDICFKSFALKSYVVIHKRSHSGEKPYKCNICFKSFASQSNFQKHFKSHTEKKC
- the LOC143915141 gene encoding uncharacterized protein LOC143915141 isoform X4 yields the protein MEERLCPCPAPVESSIAINGNPFPRVQFQVKKEDELSATICPGANPQATGCNSPVNDDIHEQNNKSSAFEWSESKQNICSIKNTCGGKVTSSDFKKEDTHDIETSLPTDSIYKKYLSDSELSHEIKFECTSDSESTLQLHQENLQVKTEYELPSTDCNYSVNDDLYKQESSILEWNESQPNLSSIENIKTEYKLSATNCNYPVIDNSYKQESSAVGWIESKQNLFSIENVKTEYELPVTDLNYPVNDNLHKRKSSSFERIESKQNLYSIENMCGGQVTRSDFKMNSNDNIESILPTTSNYKKCVSNSESSYEMHFEHTSNGESTLQLYQEKVIQFENEHTGEKPYKCDICFKSFALSYSLFIHKKDHRIEEKQYKCDICLKSFNQKSQLTKHERSHSEEKPFKCDLCSKSFALKAYFLRHVKYHNAKKRHKCNICWKSYVRKSELDLHKLYHLNAKPHKCNICPKSFVQKHHLINHKRTHTGEKPYKCDICFKSFAIKSYIAEHKRTHSGEKPYKCDICLKSYCAQSNLLRHIKSHTEKMCKKNKTLV
- the LOC143915141 gene encoding uncharacterized protein LOC143915141 isoform X5 encodes the protein MEERLCPCPAPVESSIAINGNPFPRVQFQVKKEDELSATICPGANPQATGCNSPVNDDIHEQNNKSSAFEWSESKQNICSIKNTCGGKVTSSDFKKEDTHDIETSLPTDSIYKKYLSDSELSHEIKFECTSDSESTLQLHQENVKTEYELPSTDCNYSVNDDLYKQESSILEWNESQPNLSSIENLQIKTEYKLSATNCNYPVIDNSYKQESSAVGWIESKQNLFSIENVKTEYELPVTDLNYPVNDNLHKRKSSSFERIESKQNLYSIENMCGGQVTRSDFKMNSNDNIESILPTTSNYKKCVSNSESSYEMHFEHTSNGESTLQLYQEKVIQFENEHTGEKPYKCDICFKSFALSYSLFIHKKDHRIEEKQYKCDICLKSFNQKSQLTKHERSHSEEKPFKCDLCSKSFALKAYFLRHVKYHNAKKRHKCNICWKSYVRKSELDLHKLYHLNAKPHKCNICPKSFVQKHHLINHKRTHTGEKPYKCDICFKSFAIKSYIAEHKRTHSGEKPYKCDICLKSYCAQSNLLRHIKSHTEKMCKKNKTLV
- the LOC143915141 gene encoding uncharacterized protein LOC143915141 isoform X3, producing MEERLCPCPAPVESSIAINGNPFPRVQFQVKKEDELSATICPGANPQATGCNSPVNDDIHEQNNKSSAFEWSESKQNICSIKNTCGGKVTSSDFKKEDTHDIETSLPTDSIYKKYLSDSELSHEIKFECTSDSESTLQLHQENLQVKTEYELPSTDCNYSVNDDLYKQESSILEWNESQPNLSSIENLQIKTEYKLSATNCNYPVIDNSYKQESSAVGWIESKQNLFSIENVKTEYELPVTDLNYPVNDNLHKRKSSSFERIESKQNLYSIENMCGGQVTRSDFKMNSNDNIESILPTTSNYKKCVSNSESSYEMHFEHTSNGESTLQLYQEKVIQFENEHTGEKPYKCDICFKSFALSYSLFIHKKDHRIEEKQYKCDICLKSFNQKSQLTKHERSHSEEKPFKCDLCSKSFALKAYFLRHVKYHNAKKRHKCNICWKSYVRKSELDLHKLYHLNAKPHKCNICPKSFVQKHHLINHKRTHTGEKPYKCDICFKSFAIKSYIAEHKRTHSGEKPYKCDICLKSYCAQSNLLRHIKSHTEKMCKKNKTLV